The proteins below are encoded in one region of Desulfotomaculum sp.:
- a CDS encoding NAD(P)/FAD-dependent oxidoreductase, with the protein MAATDLLEKGAVLQRDKETFAVVPHLPGGLITPDALRRIADVAEKYNAKALKMTSAQRLAIVGLKEEDLDNVWRDLDMKPSHAIGLCVRSIKFCPGTAFCKRGQQDSVSLGLKLDERYHGLELPGKFKMGISGCVNSCGENHFRDVGAMGMPKGFKLMVGGNGGVTPRIGQVIFEGLSEEQVLEKVDRIIKVYAQGAKKHERLGKYIERISLEEFKSQLEAWPGSGLDN; encoded by the coding sequence GGAAAAGGGTGCGGTGCTTCAACGGGACAAAGAAACTTTTGCGGTGGTTCCCCATCTGCCTGGCGGGCTGATTACTCCGGATGCTTTAAGAAGAATAGCTGATGTTGCTGAGAAATATAACGCCAAGGCTCTGAAAATGACTTCCGCTCAACGCCTGGCAATTGTAGGTTTGAAGGAAGAAGATCTGGACAATGTCTGGCGCGATCTGGACATGAAGCCAAGCCACGCTATCGGCCTGTGTGTGCGCAGCATCAAGTTTTGCCCGGGGACTGCTTTTTGCAAGCGGGGGCAACAGGATTCGGTGAGTCTGGGATTAAAACTGGACGAGCGCTATCACGGTCTTGAATTGCCCGGCAAATTTAAAATGGGCATCAGTGGCTGTGTAAATTCCTGCGGGGAAAATCATTTCCGGGATGTGGGCGCAATGGGTATGCCCAAGGGATTCAAACTGATGGTTGGCGGCAACGGAGGGGTTACCCCCCGGATTGGACAGGTTATTTTCGAAGGCTTGAGTGAAGAACAGGTTTTGGAGAAAGTGGACAGGATCATCAAAGTCTATGCCCAGGGCGCCAAAAAGCACGAGCGGCTCGGCAAGTATATCGAGCGTATAAGTTTGGAGGAATTCAAAAGCCAGCTGGAAGCCTGGCCCGGCAGCGGCTTAGACAACTAA